A genome region from Planctomycetota bacterium includes the following:
- a CDS encoding DUF542 domain-containing protein: protein MKVADGDSMTLDPSMTAAEIARRYPSALKVFARHRIDLCCGGRKSLAEIARLHGIDLKALIEELLSAIQEAA, encoded by the coding sequence ATGAAAGTTGCGGACGGGGACAGCATGACCCTGGATCCTTCGATGACCGCCGCCGAAATCGCCCGGCGGTATCCGAGCGCCCTGAAGGTGTTCGCGCGCCACCGGATCGATCTCTGCTGCGGCGGACGAAAGTCTCTGGCGGAAATCGCCCGACTTCACGGCATCGACCTCAAGGCTCTGATCGAAGAACTCCTGTCGGCGATTCAGGAGGCGGCGTGA
- a CDS encoding DUF1858 domain-containing protein encodes MISKDSKVPDVLAHFPGTRRVFDAYGLHGCGGPQGPQETVEFFARVHGVPLERLLADLRAAREAPAAPYVEDLGDILHRRFFRAGIVVLLTAGVSLGTLMLAVHALRHTFTALDLFGYVQAHANAQIHGWVGLFVMGFAVQGLPRFKYVHLWKPALANGSFVLMLAGLALRTVAGLPTPGAFVLGIAGGTLQALSVLLFVVVLGKTLYRRPTVETWDKYVVTGLGCFLAAAALEPILYAFVFSAAAPDILVGRVADVLKPFRDLQLLGFAGFLILGVSQRILPKAFGFREIGAPASNAAFALLLGGLLLDVVAWGAFRSTHRTFWAIGSWIGTGLYAAGALHVAARLRAWTGGSSDDRSTKFIRASYVWLAVACLMAVAEPLYARALDLRFSHAYHGAVRHAFTVGFISLMIVGVSSKVVPILQGVDPKTLPALTVSFLLINAGNALRVLSQVLTEVAPGPAFPAMGAGGMLAGFGLALWGIHLWKLLGVRPEPSAPPKNVVGPETKVADLAEACPATLDVFDRFGFRELRNPFLRRTIARRVTVRTACALKNVDEERLLRALREAAEKGA; translated from the coding sequence GTGATTTCCAAGGACTCGAAGGTGCCCGACGTGCTGGCGCACTTTCCGGGAACCCGGCGCGTATTCGACGCCTACGGGCTCCACGGGTGCGGCGGCCCGCAGGGACCGCAGGAAACGGTCGAATTCTTCGCCCGCGTCCACGGCGTGCCCCTCGAACGCCTCCTGGCGGATCTCCGGGCCGCGCGGGAAGCGCCCGCGGCGCCCTATGTGGAGGACCTGGGAGATATCCTTCACCGCAGGTTCTTCCGGGCGGGAATCGTCGTGCTCCTGACCGCCGGAGTGTCGCTCGGAACCCTCATGCTGGCCGTGCACGCGCTCCGGCACACTTTTACCGCGCTGGATCTTTTCGGGTATGTCCAAGCCCACGCCAATGCGCAAATCCACGGGTGGGTGGGACTCTTCGTCATGGGCTTTGCGGTCCAGGGTCTTCCCCGCTTCAAGTACGTCCATCTGTGGAAACCCGCCCTGGCGAACGGCTCGTTCGTGCTTATGCTGGCGGGACTCGCGCTGCGAACCGTGGCCGGTCTTCCCACGCCGGGAGCGTTCGTTTTGGGGATCGCGGGCGGAACGCTCCAGGCTCTGTCCGTGCTTCTTTTCGTCGTCGTCCTGGGCAAGACCCTGTACCGCCGCCCGACGGTCGAAACGTGGGACAAGTACGTCGTCACGGGCCTGGGGTGCTTCCTGGCGGCCGCCGCCCTGGAGCCGATCCTGTACGCCTTCGTGTTCTCCGCGGCGGCTCCGGACATCTTGGTCGGACGCGTCGCGGATGTCCTGAAGCCCTTCCGGGACCTGCAACTCCTGGGCTTCGCCGGATTCCTGATCCTGGGCGTCAGCCAGCGGATTCTGCCGAAAGCGTTCGGGTTCCGTGAAATCGGCGCTCCCGCCTCGAACGCCGCCTTCGCCCTTCTTCTCGGCGGCCTGCTCCTGGACGTCGTCGCCTGGGGCGCCTTCCGGTCTACGCACCGGACCTTCTGGGCGATCGGTTCCTGGATCGGCACGGGCCTCTACGCCGCCGGAGCGCTGCACGTGGCCGCCCGGCTGCGGGCCTGGACCGGCGGGAGCTCGGACGATCGTTCCACGAAGTTCATCCGAGCGTCGTACGTCTGGTTGGCCGTGGCCTGCCTCATGGCCGTCGCCGAGCCGCTTTATGCCCGGGCGCTCGACCTGCGCTTCTCCCACGCCTACCACGGAGCCGTGCGGCACGCTTTCACGGTCGGTTTCATCTCGCTCATGATCGTCGGCGTCAGCTCGAAGGTCGTCCCCATCCTTCAGGGCGTGGACCCCAAGACCCTCCCCGCGCTGACGGTGTCGTTTCTCCTGATCAACGCGGGAAACGCCCTGAGAGTCCTCTCTCAGGTCCTGACGGAAGTGGCCCCTGGACCCGCCTTTCCCGCGATGGGCGCCGGCGGCATGCTCGCGGGCTTCGGCCTGGCGCTTTGGGGGATCCATCTTTGGAAACTCCTGGGCGTGCGTCCGGAGCCGTCGGCGCCTCCGAAAAACGTCGTGGGTCCCGAGACGAAGGTCGCCGACCTGGCGGAGGCCTGTCCCGCCACGCTGGACGTCTTCGATCGGTTCGGTTTCAGGGAGCTGCGGAATCCCTTTCTGCGCCGCACGATCGCGCGACGCGTCACGGTGCGGACCGCCTGCGCGCTCAAGAACGTGGACGAAGAGCGCCTGCTCCGCGCCCTTCGAGAGGCGGCCGAAAAAGGCGCCTGA